A single Verrucomicrobiia bacterium DNA region contains:
- a CDS encoding BMC domain-containing protein, whose amino-acid sequence MSEALGMIETKGYVGSVEASDAMVKAANVTLVKTVPIGGGLITVLAKGDVGSVKAAVDAGSKAAAKVGELISSHIIARPHEDLLKAFVNSGVAAK is encoded by the coding sequence ATGAGTGAAGCATTAGGAATGATTGAAACCAAAGGCTACGTTGGCAGCGTGGAAGCCAGCGACGCCATGGTCAAGGCGGCCAACGTCACGTTGGTCAAAACGGTGCCCATCGGCGGCGGACTGATTACCGTCCTCGCCAAGGGCGATGTCGGCAGCGTCAAAGCGGCGGTGGATGCCGGATCCAAGGCGGCGGCCAAGGTGGGCGAGCTGATCAGTTCCCACATCATTGCGCGGCCGCACGAGGATTTGTTAAAGGCGTTCGTCAATAGCGGAGTCGCCGCCAAGTAA
- a CDS encoding BMC domain-containing protein encodes MAQQAVGMIECKGLCALMEACDAALKAANVTMTGWEKVGSGYVTGFFRGDVAAVKAATDAGAAAAAQVGQVISVQVIPRPHDDLGILGKWLQ; translated from the coding sequence ATGGCACAACAAGCAGTTGGAATGATTGAATGTAAAGGGCTTTGCGCGCTCATGGAAGCGTGCGATGCCGCACTCAAGGCCGCGAATGTCACCATGACCGGCTGGGAAAAAGTCGGCAGCGGTTACGTGACCGGATTTTTCCGGGGCGACGTCGCCGCCGTGAAAGCCGCCACCGATGCCGGCGCCGCCGCCGCCGCGCAAGTGGGGCAGGTGATCAGCGTCCAGGTGATTCCGCGGCCGCACGATGATCTGGGAATTTTGGGCAAATGGCTGCAATAA